From Thamnophis elegans isolate rThaEle1 chromosome 12, rThaEle1.pri, whole genome shotgun sequence, one genomic window encodes:
- the LOC116515242 gene encoding uncharacterized protein LOC116515242 has translation MVNLSSKMTNLVVEDMDDEQMLQIISNMEDVLHSKNKECQPTRLQADDQNKTYTPDDVMLQTEADMSLDGLPISHGDACEIKELDAVAPQETMVSKMTESSALQNSGMRETVQSKYLDIYSHYQQMRNIRNTTEGTWLRDTDSATQPKTKPSKSSPGDPFGPSTSERTSPTLVESPTQSTEKQPAPPPCPVVAPSVFNSPVVSDGVIDLVSDDDNDFVSDRVNLSSLMTSLVVEDMDEEQMLQIIFNMEDGLPSEEKEHQFPSFQSCDLNPGTGLVSPFQAHSVSIKEDNSPESRAISEMAVVDADDEQMGFHTTKTDVLHSKNKECQPTRLQADDQNKTYTPDDVMLQTGTGSELEDDVVKLLQDLIEYSSDDGIHQTQADMSLNGLPISHGDPCEIKELDAVGPQETMVSKMTESSALQNSGMRETAESKYLDISSDYQVNFHLALEDSENGPQSFADKDMSLEETANESFQLWLDSYCSSATESLGRERGSLRGLQTSNGAERSVVMNDSNAPCDSRDSFGLGKWCPAIIDSDEKDGELTGEQLMALICSSSCQSIFDVLLEEMEAAAGEAGTASNVSNDSLDAQCNFM, from the exons ATGGTCAATTTGAGCTCTAAAATGACCAATCTGGTTGTTGAAGACATGGATGATGAGCAAATGCTTCAGATTATTTCTAATATGGAAGATGTTTTGCATTCCAAAAACAAAGAATGTCAACCAACCAGACTGCAAGCAGATGACCAAAACAAGACCTATACTCCGGATGATGTCATGCTCCAAACTGAGGCTGATATGTCACTCGATGGTCTTCCAATCTCTCATGGAGATGCCTGTGAAATTAAGGAACTAGATGCTGTGGCACCACAGGAGACCATGGTTAGCAAAATGACTGAAAGCAGCGCATTGCAGAACTCTGGCATGAGAGAAACTGTACAGTCCAAGTATCTTGATATTTACTCTCACTATCAGCAGATGAGAAATATCAGAAACACGACTGAAGGAACTTGGCTAAGAGATACAGACTCAGCCACCCAGCCAAAAACGAAACCATCCAAGTCTTCACCAGGTGACCCTTTTGGGCCATCCACATCCGAAAGGACAAGCCCAACACTCGTGGAATCACCCACACAATCCACGGAGAAACAACCTGCTCCTCCTCCATGTCCTGTGGTTGCCCCATCTGTATTTAATAGTCCTGTCGTCAGTGATGGAGTTATTGATCTTGTAAGCGATGATGACAATGACTTTGTTAGTGATAGGGTCAATTTGAGCTCTTTAATGACCAGTCTGGTTGTTGAAGACATGGATGAggagcaaatgcttcagattatttttaatatggaagatggtttgccttcagaggaGAAAGAACACCAATTTCCCAGCTTCCAATCATGTGACCTAAATCCTGGGACAG GTCTTGTGTCCCCTTTTCAGGCTCATTCAGTATCTATCAAGGAGGACAACAGTCCTGAATCGAGAGCAATCTCTGAAATGGCTGTTGTGGATGCAGATGATGAGCAAATGGGTTTCCATACCACCAAAACGGATGTTCTGCATTCCAAAAACAAAGAATGTCAACCAACCAGACTGCAAGCAGATGACCAAAACAAGACTTATACTCCTGATGATGTCATGCTCCAAACTGGGACAGGAAGTGAGCTTGAAGATGACGTGGTGAAACTGCTGCAGGATTTAATTGAGTATTCTTCTGATGATGGGATTCACCAAACTCAGGCTGATATGTCACTCAATGGTCTTCCAATCTCTCATGGAGATCCCTGTGAAATTAAGGAACTAGATGCTGTTGGACCACAGGAGACCATGGTTAGCAAAATGACTGAAAGCAGCGCATTGCAGAACTCTGGCATGAGAGAAACTGCAGAGTCCAAGTATCTTGATATTTCCTCTGACTATCAGGTTAATTTTCACCTTGCCTTGGAGGATTCTGAGAATGGACCACAATCCTTTGCAGACAAAGACATGTCATTAGAGGAGACAGCAAATGAAAGCTTCCAGCTGTGGTTGGATAGCTACTGTAGCTCTGCAACTGAATCACTTGGAAGAGAACGTGGGAGTCTCAGAGGCCTCCAGACTAGCAATGGTGCAGAGCGCTCTGTGGTCATGAATGATTCCAACGCTCCATGTGATAGCAGAGACAGTTTTGGGCTGGGGAAATGGTGTCCTGCAATTATTGATTCGGATGAGAAAGATGGTGAATTAACAGGTGAACAGTTAATGGCTCTGATTTGTTCTTCTTCTTGTCAATCCATATTCGATGTTCTCTTGGAAGAAATGGAGGCTGCAGCTGGAGAAGCAGGAACTGCCAGCAATGTATCTAATGACTCATTAGATGCCCAATGTAATTTCATGTGA